One region of Estrella lausannensis genomic DNA includes:
- a CDS encoding MlaE family ABC transporter permease, protein MNDSWVKFISALGDYTYLIINVIWVSLRRPPEWWLLRDQLYAIGVQSLPVVAITGFSTGMVLAAQSFFQLQDKGLAGATGIMVSKAMLVELGPVLTAFMVTGRVGAAMCAELGTMRVTEQIDAMRSMTVEPLRYLVAPRFLAGTLMMPLLTMFSSIMGILGGYLIAVFYYGMPHSTFMDPLPVHLTNFDLFSGLTKAFVFGVIIVTISCYRGLATRGGAAGVGQATTNSVVICYSVILIANFFLTMFLNDSYSYVNQYLEMYF, encoded by the coding sequence ATGAATGACTCCTGGGTAAAATTTATAAGCGCGCTGGGCGACTATACGTACCTGATCATCAACGTGATTTGGGTGTCGCTCAGACGTCCGCCTGAGTGGTGGCTTTTGCGCGATCAGCTCTATGCGATCGGCGTGCAGTCTTTGCCTGTGGTGGCCATCACCGGCTTTTCCACAGGAATGGTGCTTGCCGCGCAGTCCTTCTTTCAGCTGCAAGACAAAGGTCTTGCGGGCGCGACAGGAATCATGGTTTCTAAGGCAATGCTAGTCGAGCTCGGTCCCGTACTCACGGCATTCATGGTGACCGGCCGCGTCGGAGCGGCGATGTGCGCCGAGCTCGGTACAATGCGTGTTACCGAGCAGATCGACGCGATGCGCTCGATGACGGTCGAGCCCCTTCGCTATCTGGTCGCTCCCCGATTCTTAGCCGGCACGTTGATGATGCCGCTTCTGACGATGTTCAGCTCCATTATGGGCATTTTGGGCGGCTACCTGATTGCCGTCTTCTACTATGGGATGCCCCACTCCACCTTCATGGATCCCCTCCCCGTTCACTTAACGAACTTTGACCTTTTTTCAGGCCTGACAAAAGCATTTGTCTTCGGTGTGATTATCGTGACTATCTCGTGCTATCGCGGCCTAGCGACAAGGGGCGGTGCCGCCGGTGTCGGCCAGGCGACAACCAATAGCGTTGTGATTTGCTACTCCGTCATATTAATCGCCAACTTCTTCCTGACGATGTTCTTGAATGACTCCTACTCCTACGTCAACCAATACCTGGAGATGTATTTCTAA